One Candida dubliniensis CD36 chromosome 1, complete sequence genomic region harbors:
- a CDS encoding kinetochore subunit, putative (Similar to C. albicans SKP1;~Similar to S. pombe SKP1;~Similar to S. cerevisiae SKP1) — MSSAKVIIVSSDNEKFPVEPKIAEKSILIKNMINDLHPDGLEEDFEIPTPNVRANVLAKILEWCQHHKNTVFQDDEDEDAKKSVPVEEWDRNFLKVDQEMLYEIILAANYLNIKPLLESGCKMVAEMIKSKSPEELRKTFNIINDFSPEEEAAIRKENEWAEDR; from the coding sequence ATGTCATCAGCTAAAGTTATTATTGTATCTTCAGATAATGAAAAGTTCCCAGTTGAACCAAAGATTGCTGAAAAATCtattttgattaaaaaCATGATCAATGATTTACATCCAGACGGGTTGgaagaagattttgaaattccAACTCCTAATGTTAGAGCCAATGTATTGGCCAAAATATTAGAATGGTGTCAACATCATAAAAACACGGTTTTccaagatgatgaagatgaagatgctAAGAAATCTGTGCCTGTTGAAGAATGGGAtagaaattttttgaaagttgATCAAGAAATGCTTTATGAGATTATTTTGGCCGCTAATTATTTGAACATCAAACCTTTATTAGAAAGTGGATGTAAAATGGTTGCTGAAATGATCAAGAGTAAATCACCAGAAGAGTTAAGAAAAActtttaatattatcaatgatttcagtcctgaagaagaagccGCCattagaaaagaaaacgAATGGGCTGAAGAtagataa